Proteins from one Malaya genurostris strain Urasoe2022 chromosome 2, Malgen_1.1, whole genome shotgun sequence genomic window:
- the LOC131431292 gene encoding serine protease snake-like, translating into MILILSSFVSLLLLPVIRGQRISEQKCIEYRTANMMVEDTLHCQQTKSLILLPETFAGQREFPHHTLIGWRSDNPGVKYEFLCSGALISDRFVLTAAHCGYSTSSGTPVVVRLGGHNRQDELDNHVEDMDIEQFIKHPQYSARYAYHDIALVKLKDRVSFSNVIRPACLWAEQNMNFTSATAIGFQLTEYGSKSSYVLQKENLDVVFNAKCEMFYNGSRKFPTGLSEQQYCMTSTGNRKDNCQGYSGGPVQVLTDAQNCIYHVIAFTSFGLICGAGNAPTVYSNVPSYIDWIEETVWG; encoded by the exons ATGATTCTTATTCTTTCAAGTTTTGTGTCTCTCCTGTTATTACCTGTGATACGAG GCCAACGTATTTCGGAGCAGA aaTGTATCGAATACAGGACAGCTAACATGATGGTTGAAGATACTTTACACTGCCAACAAACTAAATCACTGATTCTTCTGCCTGAGACGTTTGCCGGACAACGTGAATTTCCCCATCACACGTTGATCGGTTGGCGTTCGGACAATCCTGGTGTAAAATATGAGTTTCTATGCAGTGGAGCACTGATAAGCGATCGATTCGTTTTAACTGCTGCCCACTGTGGATACTCGACAAGTAGTGGTACACCTGTGGTAGTGCGTCTCGGTGGGCACAATCGCCAAGATGAACTTGACAACCATGTGGAGGATATGGACATTGAACAATTCATAAAACACCCGCAGTACTCTGCCCGCTATGCTTACCATGACATTGCATTGGTCAAGCTGAAGGATCGGGTGTCATTTTCCAACGTCATTCGTCCGGCTTGTTTGTGGGCCGAGCAGAATATGAACTTTACATCGGCTACGGCTATCGGGTTCCAGTTGACAGAATATG GAAGCAAAAGTTCGTACGTGCTCCAGAAGGAAAATTTGGATGTGGTATTCAATGCCAAGTGCGAAATGTTCTACAACGGCTCGCGGAAGTTCCCAACCGGATTAAGTGAGCAACAGTATTGCATGACTTCAACTGGTAACAGGAAAGATAACTGCCAAGGTTACTCGGGTGGACCCGTTCAAGTGCTTACCGATGCACAAAACTGCATTTATCACGTAATAGCATTTACTTCTTTTGGATTGATCTGTGGTGCTGGGAATGCACCGACCGTGTATAGCAACGTTCCGAGTTATATCGATTGGATTGAAGAAACAGTGTGGGGTTAA
- the LOC131431291 gene encoding serine protease snake-like translates to MMPVSCIVLSLALVFGGTVEGFNFPAGERISVQKCHEYRKLTVKTSTLITLSLRPMSIVYEDYKCPNVVDLIVGGVAARRGEFPHQALLGYPGEEDPRSVEFKCGGSLISERFVLTAAHCSSAAKPTIVRLGESDLRYDDDDQVDFDIESFIRHPEYTPRRAYHDIALVKMVQDVLFTKLIRPACLWTGHGLNITTAYATGFGRTEFAGATSDILMKVQLDILDQSECSSFATSRKFNRGVIEEQICVGSREGGKDTCQGDSGGPLETVTDQKGCMFHILGITSTGAACGYGKSPSIYTRVASYIDWIESLVWSSS, encoded by the exons ATGATGCCTGTGAGCTGCATTGTTCTGTCGTTGGCTCTCGTTTTCGGCGGCACTGTTGAAG GCTTCAATTTCCCAGCCGGGGAGCGGATTTCGGTGCAGA AATGTCACGAATACCGCAAACTGACGGTGAAAACATCGACGCTCATCACACTGTCGCTTCGGCCGATGTCAATAGTTTACGAGGATTACAAATGTCCGAATGTGGTAGATCTAATCGTTGGTGGTGTAGCCGCCCGAAGAGGCGAGTTTCCTCACCAGGCACTGCTGGGCTATCCTGGGGAAGAAGATCCGCGAAGTGTTGAGTTTAAATGTGGCGGATCCCTAATAAGTGAACGGTTCGTACTAACGGCTGCGCACTGCTCGTCCGCGGCCAAACCGACCATTGTTCGACTGGGGGAAAGTGATTTACGCTATGATGATGACGATCAGGTGGATTTTGATATCGAGAGTTTCATTCGACATCCGGAGTATACACCTCGGCGAGCGTACCACGATATCGCCCTCGTGAAAATGGTCCAGGATGTACTCTTCACCAAACTGATCAGACCAGCCTGCCTATGGACGGGACATGGCCTGAATATAACCACTGCCTATGCGACTGGTTTTGGAAGGACAGAATTCG CTGGTGCAACATCCGACATTTTGATGAAAGTCCAACTGGATATTCTGGACCAGTCGGAATGTAGTTCTTTCGCGACCAGCAGAAAATTCAATCGTGGGGTTATCGAGGAACAGATATGCGTTGGTAGTCGTGAGGGGGGCAAAGATACGTGCCAAGGTGACTCAGGAGGTCCGCTGGAGACGGTGACCGATCAGAAAGGATGTATGTTTCACATACTGGGAATTACGTCCACGGGTGCGGCATGCGGCTACGGGAAATCCCCGTCCATTTACACTCGAGTGGCGAGCTACATCGACTGGATTGAGTCACTGGTTTGGAGTTCGAGTTGA